One genomic segment of Mycolicibacterium psychrotolerans includes these proteins:
- a CDS encoding AMP-binding protein — protein sequence MPLLESTIPGLLADRARTQPDDVAYTFIDYDVDPAGYRESLTWAQVHHRVQVVAEELLRHGSKGDRVAILAPQSLEYIIAFYGAMAAGFIAVPLPVPALGQLDERVNGALKDCQPVAVLTTSAVVNDIMTYVGGLPVGVSPAVVEVDALDFDSPRTVEINVGQLPKTAYLQYTSGSTRAPAGVIVTHRNVIANLEQIFTDYMEHCGGVPPQDTTMVSWLPFYHDMGLIQGVFASLLCPPDTGEEKWGRSAILMSPVAFLQKPARWIQQLALNPHAWSAAPNFAFELSVRRTTDADLEGMDLGGLLGIISGSERIHSSTIRRFNERFKAFNMPDTTIRPSYGLAEATLYVISAPTGHSPATVRFDYEKLAAGHAERCGTEAGTELVTYGEPRSSTVRIIDPETRTENPDGKVGEIWVHGDQVALGYWRNPQQTERTFGGEVVNPSEGTPVGPWLRTGDLGVMSEGEMFIIGRIKDMLIVDGRNHYPDDIEATIQEITGGRVAAISVLDDTSEQLVAVVEMKKKGSSETEAMDKLRAVKREVASAIKKTHSVRVADLVLVAPGSIPITTSGKIRRSACVDRYRQDEFSRLDVTR from the coding sequence ATGCCTTTGCTTGAGTCGACCATTCCCGGCCTGCTCGCCGACCGGGCCCGCACGCAGCCTGACGACGTGGCCTACACCTTCATCGACTACGACGTCGATCCGGCCGGGTACCGCGAGTCGCTGACGTGGGCCCAGGTCCACCACCGCGTCCAGGTCGTCGCCGAAGAGCTGCTGCGTCACGGATCCAAGGGCGACCGCGTCGCTATCCTGGCCCCGCAGAGCCTGGAGTACATCATCGCGTTCTACGGCGCCATGGCTGCCGGCTTCATCGCCGTGCCGCTGCCTGTACCTGCCCTGGGTCAGCTGGATGAGCGCGTGAACGGTGCGTTGAAGGACTGCCAGCCCGTCGCGGTGCTGACGACCTCGGCCGTCGTCAACGACATCATGACCTACGTCGGCGGTCTGCCCGTTGGGGTATCGCCCGCAGTAGTCGAGGTCGACGCGCTGGACTTCGACTCGCCGCGTACTGTCGAGATCAACGTCGGCCAGCTGCCCAAAACTGCCTACCTGCAGTACACGTCGGGCTCGACCCGGGCACCGGCTGGTGTGATCGTCACGCACCGGAACGTGATCGCCAACCTCGAGCAAATCTTTACCGACTACATGGAACACTGCGGCGGGGTGCCGCCGCAGGACACCACAATGGTGTCGTGGCTGCCCTTCTACCACGACATGGGGCTCATCCAGGGTGTGTTCGCCTCGCTGCTGTGCCCGCCGGACACCGGCGAGGAGAAGTGGGGTCGCTCCGCGATCCTGATGAGCCCGGTGGCATTCCTGCAGAAGCCGGCCCGCTGGATCCAGCAGCTCGCACTCAACCCGCACGCATGGTCGGCCGCGCCGAACTTCGCCTTCGAGCTTTCGGTCCGCCGGACGACCGACGCCGACCTAGAGGGCATGGACCTTGGCGGCCTGTTGGGCATCATCAGCGGCAGCGAACGCATCCACTCGAGCACTATCCGGCGGTTCAACGAGCGGTTCAAGGCATTCAACATGCCCGACACCACCATCCGGCCGTCCTACGGCCTGGCCGAGGCGACGCTTTACGTCATCTCCGCGCCCACCGGCCACAGCCCGGCGACGGTGCGGTTCGACTACGAGAAGCTCGCGGCCGGTCACGCCGAACGCTGCGGCACCGAAGCGGGCACCGAGCTCGTCACGTACGGTGAGCCGCGGTCCTCGACGGTGCGCATCATCGACCCCGAGACCCGCACCGAGAACCCCGACGGCAAGGTCGGCGAGATCTGGGTGCACGGCGACCAGGTCGCGTTGGGCTACTGGCGCAACCCGCAGCAGACCGAGCGCACCTTCGGCGGCGAGGTCGTCAACCCGTCGGAGGGCACGCCCGTGGGTCCGTGGCTGCGCACAGGCGACCTCGGCGTGATGAGCGAGGGCGAGATGTTCATCATCGGCCGAATCAAGGACATGCTGATCGTAGATGGCCGCAACCACTACCCCGACGACATCGAGGCGACCATCCAGGAGATCACCGGCGGGCGGGTCGCGGCGATCTCGGTGCTCGACGACACCAGCGAGCAGTTGGTCGCCGTCGTGGAGATGAAGAAGAAGGGCAGCTCCGAGACCGAGGCAATGGACAAATTGCGTGCGGTCAAGCGCGAGGTGGCCTCGGCCATCAAGAAAACCCACAGTGTGCGGGTGGCCGACCTGGTGCTGGTCGCACCCGGGTCGATCCCGATTACAACCAGCGGCAAGATACGGCGTTCGGCCTGCGTGGATCGCTACCGTCAGGACGAGTTCAGCCGTCTGGACGTCACTAGATGA
- a CDS encoding thioesterase II family protein translates to MTQPRLFIFPHAGGSAQYYVPFAKTFTMDIKRTAVQYPGQRGKQDFASFTSLPALADEVVTMVSPAKDHGGPVFFFGHSMGGLLAFEVARRFEAAGRPIGALFVSAVAAPGHVGYEDIPDDDDGLLAAVSSMTGANPEFMKNPGFAAAILPTLRGLKAIASYSCPPEVTLSCPIHAYYGDDDEIATAEKVKPWADRTAAEFTATELPGHHFYLNEHLGEVVPDIEGKIRARAAR, encoded by the coding sequence GTGACACAGCCCAGGTTGTTCATCTTCCCGCACGCGGGCGGGTCGGCGCAGTACTACGTGCCGTTCGCCAAGACGTTCACCATGGACATCAAGCGGACCGCGGTGCAGTACCCCGGGCAGCGCGGCAAGCAGGACTTCGCGTCGTTCACCAGCCTGCCCGCGCTGGCCGACGAGGTGGTGACGATGGTGTCGCCGGCCAAAGATCACGGCGGGCCGGTCTTCTTCTTCGGGCACAGCATGGGCGGCCTGCTGGCCTTCGAGGTGGCACGCCGGTTCGAGGCGGCGGGCCGGCCGATCGGCGCACTGTTCGTCTCGGCGGTCGCCGCGCCCGGCCACGTCGGCTACGAGGACATCCCCGACGACGACGACGGTCTGCTGGCCGCGGTCAGCTCGATGACGGGCGCCAACCCCGAGTTCATGAAGAACCCGGGGTTCGCGGCGGCGATCCTGCCGACGCTGCGCGGGCTGAAGGCGATCGCGTCGTACAGCTGCCCGCCCGAGGTGACGCTGTCCTGCCCGATCCACGCCTACTACGGGGACGACGACGAGATCGCGACGGCCGAGAAGGTGAAGCCGTGGGCCGACCGCACCGCAGCCGAATTCACCGCCACCGAGTTGCCGGGGCACCACTTCTACCTCAACGAGCACCTCGGTGAGGTGGTGCCCGATATCGAGGGCAAAATCCGGGCGCGTGCGGCCCGATAG
- the gcvP gene encoding aminomethyl-transferring glycine dehydrogenase has translation MSDQPTPTELAFVDRHIGPDADAVATLLTTIGVSSLDELAAKALPAGILDALTGDGVAPGLDHLPPAATEAEALAELRALAQSNTVAVSMIGQGYFDTLTPPVLKRNILENPAWYTAYTPYQPEISQGRLEALLNFQTMVTDLTGLEVANASMLDEATAAAEAMTLMQRAVRGSGRRLAVDTDVYPQTAAVLATRAEPLGIEIVTADLRLGLPEGDFFGVIAQLPGASGAVDDWSDLVAQAHERGALVAIGADLLALTLIAPPGEIGADVAFGTTQRFGVPMGFGGPHAGYLAVHAKHARQLPGRLVGVSVDADGAPAYRLALQTREQHIRRDKATSNICTAQVLLAVMAAMYASYHGADGLRAIAGRVHDNARALAGGLSEAGVEVVHPAFFDTVLAHVPARAREVVDAAKRRGINLWFVDADHVSVACDEATTDAHVADVLAAFSAGATTVPAARAGADIATRTSQFLTHPAFTSYRTETAMMRYLRSLADKDIALDRSMIPLGSCTMKLNAAAEMEPITWPEFGRQHPFAPASDTPGLRRLIADLQAWLTGITGYDEISLQPNAGSQGEYAGLLAIQAYHIARGQAGRNVCLIPSSAHGTNAASAALAGMKVVVVACRENGDVDLDDLRAKVAEHAERLSALMITYPSTHGVYEHDIADICAAVHDAGGQVYVDGANLNALVGLARPGRFGGDVSHLNLHKTFCIPHGGGGPGVGPVAVRAHLAPYLPGHPLAEELSDELTVSAAPYGSASILPITWAYIRMMGAAGLRSATLVAIASANYIARRLDEYYPVLYTGENGMVAHECILDLRGITKATGVTVDDVAKRLADYGFHAPTMSFPVAGTLMVEPTESESLAEVDAFCEAMIAIRAEIDKVGSGVWPAEDNPLRGAPHTAECLTADDWQHPYTRQEAGYPLGHGFRPKVWPPVRRIDGAYGDRNLVCSCPPVEAFA, from the coding sequence GTGTCTGATCAGCCCACCCCCACCGAGCTCGCCTTCGTCGACCGTCACATCGGCCCGGACGCCGATGCCGTCGCCACGCTGCTCACCACCATCGGCGTCAGCTCCCTCGACGAACTGGCCGCCAAGGCGCTGCCCGCCGGCATCCTCGACGCACTGACCGGCGACGGCGTGGCCCCCGGCCTCGACCACCTGCCGCCTGCGGCCACCGAGGCCGAGGCGCTGGCCGAGCTGCGGGCGCTGGCCCAGTCGAACACCGTCGCGGTGTCGATGATCGGCCAGGGCTACTTCGACACGCTCACCCCGCCGGTGCTGAAGCGCAACATCCTCGAGAACCCGGCCTGGTACACCGCCTACACGCCCTACCAGCCCGAGATCAGCCAGGGCCGGCTCGAGGCGCTGCTGAACTTCCAGACCATGGTGACCGACCTGACCGGGCTGGAGGTGGCCAACGCCTCGATGCTGGACGAGGCCACCGCGGCCGCCGAGGCGATGACACTGATGCAGCGCGCGGTGCGCGGATCCGGTCGCCGCCTCGCTGTTGATACCGACGTCTACCCCCAGACCGCGGCCGTGCTCGCCACCCGCGCCGAGCCGCTCGGCATCGAGATCGTCACCGCCGATCTGCGCCTGGGCCTGCCCGAGGGCGACTTCTTCGGCGTCATCGCCCAGCTGCCCGGCGCCAGCGGCGCCGTCGACGACTGGAGCGACCTCGTCGCGCAGGCACACGAGCGCGGCGCCCTGGTGGCGATCGGCGCCGACTTGCTCGCGCTGACCCTGATCGCCCCGCCCGGTGAGATCGGCGCGGACGTCGCGTTCGGCACCACCCAGCGGTTCGGGGTCCCGATGGGCTTCGGCGGTCCGCACGCCGGCTATCTGGCGGTGCACGCCAAGCACGCGCGGCAGCTGCCCGGCCGGCTGGTCGGGGTGTCGGTGGACGCCGACGGAGCGCCGGCCTACCGACTGGCGCTGCAGACCCGTGAACAGCACATCCGCCGCGACAAGGCGACCAGCAACATCTGCACCGCGCAGGTGCTGCTGGCCGTGATGGCCGCGATGTACGCCAGCTATCACGGCGCCGACGGCCTGCGCGCGATCGCCGGCCGCGTCCACGACAACGCCCGCGCCCTGGCCGGCGGCCTGTCCGAGGCCGGCGTCGAGGTGGTGCATCCCGCGTTCTTCGACACCGTGCTGGCCCATGTGCCGGCCCGGGCGCGCGAGGTCGTCGACGCCGCCAAGCGCCGCGGCATCAACCTGTGGTTCGTCGACGCCGACCACGTGTCGGTCGCCTGCGACGAGGCCACCACCGACGCGCACGTCGCCGACGTGCTCGCCGCGTTCTCGGCGGGGGCCACCACGGTTCCGGCCGCCCGCGCGGGTGCGGACATCGCAACCAGAACCTCGCAGTTCCTGACCCACCCGGCGTTCACGTCGTACCGCACCGAGACCGCGATGATGCGGTACCTGCGGTCGCTCGCCGACAAGGACATCGCGCTGGACCGCAGCATGATCCCGCTGGGATCGTGCACGATGAAGCTCAACGCGGCCGCCGAGATGGAGCCGATCACCTGGCCGGAGTTCGGCCGCCAGCATCCGTTCGCCCCGGCCTCGGACACCCCGGGCCTGCGCCGGCTGATCGCCGATCTGCAGGCCTGGCTGACGGGGATCACCGGGTACGACGAGATCTCGCTGCAGCCCAACGCCGGATCGCAGGGCGAGTACGCGGGCCTGCTGGCGATCCAGGCCTACCACATCGCGCGCGGCCAGGCCGGGCGCAACGTGTGCCTGATCCCGTCCAGCGCGCACGGCACCAACGCCGCGTCGGCCGCGCTGGCCGGCATGAAGGTGGTCGTGGTGGCCTGCCGGGAGAACGGCGACGTCGACCTCGACGACCTGCGCGCCAAGGTGGCCGAGCACGCCGAGCGGCTGTCGGCCCTGATGATCACCTATCCGTCCACGCACGGCGTGTACGAGCACGACATCGCCGACATCTGCGCCGCCGTGCACGACGCCGGCGGACAGGTCTACGTCGACGGCGCGAACCTCAACGCGCTGGTCGGACTGGCCCGGCCGGGGCGGTTCGGCGGCGACGTCAGCCACCTCAACCTGCACAAGACGTTCTGCATCCCGCACGGCGGCGGTGGCCCGGGTGTGGGTCCGGTGGCGGTGCGCGCGCACCTGGCGCCGTACCTGCCCGGACACCCGCTGGCCGAGGAGCTCTCCGACGAGCTGACCGTGTCGGCGGCGCCGTACGGTTCTGCGTCGATCCTGCCGATCACGTGGGCCTACATCCGGATGATGGGCGCGGCCGGACTGCGGTCGGCGACGCTGGTGGCGATCGCCTCGGCCAACTACATCGCCCGCCGTCTCGACGAGTACTACCCGGTGCTCTACACCGGAGAGAACGGCATGGTTGCCCACGAGTGCATCCTGGACCTGCGGGGGATCACCAAGGCGACCGGTGTGACCGTCGACGACGTGGCCAAGCGGCTCGCCGACTACGGTTTCCACGCCCCGACGATGAGCTTCCCGGTGGCCGGCACGCTGATGGTGGAGCCGACCGAGAGCGAGTCGCTGGCCGAGGTGGACGCGTTCTGCGAGGCGATGATCGCGATCCGCGCCGAGATCGACAAGGTGGGCTCCGGTGTGTGGCCGGCCGAGGACAATCCTCTGCGCGGCGCCCCGCACACCGCGGAATGCCTGACAGCCGACGACTGGCAGCATCCGTACACCCGTCAGGAGGCGGGTTATCCGCTGGGACATGGGTTCCGGCCGAAGGTGTGGCCGCCGGTGCGCCGTATCGACGGCGCGTACGGCGACCGCAACCTTGTGTGCTCGTGCCCGCCCGTGGAAGCGTTCGCCTGA